A DNA window from Lactococcus sp. S-13 contains the following coding sequences:
- a CDS encoding toprim domain-containing protein: MKYDNNSQRQKLTDVANSKAILEVAQSFGMELEKEGKEFSGKWQGHESFKLNGQTNQFYWNGKGFGGGVIDLVSVLKYGATSHEEAKKYAKRSIVSLAKMEIGTFEPIDNPKKQPFHFFYDEDDNFDLGRVFLKEKRGLSDETIDFFLEKGVISQGKYRTELENGEYFYETVIFFKTFDLEGKIIGGSVHGLEPHPEIPGHKHKSGILKKALLNSGSYSGLKVTIGTPKSVIPLEAPIDLMSYYELHKGTLKDVVLVANDGYKPDAYWRAMAETIVSSPLVNNEKYHHKEALVQRLIDSPDDFLRKNYHSFITLSEPQAGRFIFAFDNDKAGHEFIEKFKNSYPDVLKKIETDLPPLVEGQEKADWNDELKMQKNMIPRPKSQSEIEKIEDIVSKYSPPKAAPIHANPTSATSKFVKQTISRINSKGKPYTISKIYELLNLTDFSKLETDRAGRLSLEAVSILTLEQKKSKFEEAKNSDDKTIKNSRFILSINVPSEQLSRPTLEEIRKLRQAKNGGKFPKNPKTPDARISPKVSDTVNDLSTLLQKREINKLHHYLSDDLKKYQEDKHFHQLLKVMTFMPEQTEKNIRLLIAQNPNVSQVADFTTWSDIKKRKIKAKSKALKIILPNPQLERDESGKVILNDKGEPKIEKVTESVVSVFDESQTVGPSLKPSIVDEIPRERALEIFQNLALLSTHSIRFTEKPVLQEGREISFEHSWLKSSQKEIYIQKGLTPKEALKALVQELVYQNNPEISETPEIEKLKIEATTYLLLRRQGLETPPPSIKEVSLSQEHLSSLLNRIQEISKTLGQNFDKQLKPKVVKNYEQMTPIDKNRKLTLKEKMDAAKNKEAELGEAVDTSKKALGVEPHQAPQI; encoded by the coding sequence ATGAAATATGATAATAATTCTCAAAGACAGAAACTGACAGATGTCGCAAATAGCAAGGCCATTTTAGAAGTTGCTCAATCTTTTGGAATGGAGTTGGAGAAAGAAGGCAAAGAATTTAGTGGAAAGTGGCAGGGGCATGAATCTTTTAAACTCAATGGACAAACCAATCAATTTTACTGGAATGGTAAAGGTTTTGGTGGTGGAGTCATTGACCTTGTTTCAGTTTTAAAATACGGAGCAACTTCTCATGAAGAAGCCAAAAAATATGCCAAGCGAAGTATTGTCAGTCTCGCAAAAATGGAAATCGGAACATTTGAGCCGATTGATAATCCTAAAAAACAACCTTTTCATTTCTTCTATGATGAAGATGATAATTTCGATTTAGGTCGAGTTTTTCTTAAAGAAAAACGTGGCTTATCTGATGAAACGATTGACTTCTTTTTAGAAAAAGGTGTCATCAGTCAAGGGAAATATAGAACTGAACTTGAAAATGGAGAATACTTTTATGAGACTGTCATCTTCTTTAAAACTTTTGATTTAGAAGGAAAAATTATTGGCGGAAGTGTTCATGGTTTAGAACCACACCCAGAAATACCTGGTCATAAACATAAGAGTGGAATATTGAAAAAAGCCTTACTCAATTCTGGAAGTTATAGTGGTCTTAAAGTAACCATTGGAACACCCAAATCCGTCATTCCTCTTGAAGCCCCAATAGATTTAATGTCCTACTATGAACTCCATAAAGGGACACTTAAAGATGTTGTATTAGTCGCAAATGACGGATACAAACCTGACGCCTACTGGCGGGCAATGGCAGAAACGATTGTCTCTTCTCCGCTAGTTAATAATGAAAAATATCATCATAAAGAAGCGCTTGTGCAACGTTTAATCGATAGCCCTGATGATTTTCTGAGAAAAAATTATCATAGCTTCATCACGTTAAGTGAGCCACAGGCAGGTCGCTTTATTTTCGCATTTGATAACGATAAAGCGGGGCATGAATTTATTGAAAAATTCAAAAATTCCTATCCTGATGTTCTTAAAAAAATTGAAACTGACCTTCCACCACTTGTGGAGGGGCAAGAAAAAGCTGACTGGAACGATGAATTAAAAATGCAAAAAAACATGATTCCTCGTCCTAAAAGTCAATCAGAAATAGAAAAAATAGAAGATATAGTTTCTAAATATTCTCCCCCAAAAGCCGCTCCTATCCATGCAAATCCAACCAGCGCAACATCGAAATTTGTAAAGCAAACAATCTCTCGTATTAATAGCAAAGGTAAGCCATATACGATTTCTAAAATTTATGAATTACTCAATTTAACTGACTTCTCAAAGTTAGAAACTGACCGTGCGGGGCGACTTTCTTTAGAGGCAGTAAGTATTTTGACTCTTGAACAAAAAAAATCAAAGTTTGAAGAAGCAAAAAACAGCGATGATAAAACGATAAAAAACAGCCGTTTTATCCTCTCTATTAATGTGCCTAGTGAACAACTCTCTCGGCCTACATTAGAAGAAATTCGTAAATTGAGACAAGCAAAAAATGGAGGGAAATTTCCTAAAAACCCAAAGACTCCTGATGCTCGAATTAGTCCAAAAGTTTCTGACACAGTAAATGATTTATCAACCCTTTTACAAAAAAGAGAAATTAATAAACTTCATCACTATTTATCAGACGACTTGAAAAAATATCAAGAGGATAAACATTTTCATCAATTACTAAAGGTAATGACATTTATGCCAGAACAAACCGAAAAAAATATCCGTTTGTTAATTGCTCAAAATCCTAATGTGAGTCAAGTTGCTGATTTTACAACATGGTCTGATATCAAAAAAAGAAAGATAAAAGCTAAGAGTAAAGCTTTAAAAATCATTTTACCTAACCCTCAGCTCGAACGTGACGAATCTGGAAAAGTCATCTTAAATGATAAGGGCGAACCAAAGATTGAGAAAGTAACTGAAAGTGTGGTTTCAGTTTTCGACGAAAGTCAAACCGTAGGGCCAAGTTTAAAACCGTCAATTGTTGATGAAATCCCACGTGAACGAGCGTTAGAAATTTTTCAAAATCTTGCCCTACTTTCAACTCATTCGATTCGCTTTACAGAAAAACCTGTCTTGCAAGAAGGTCGAGAAATTTCTTTTGAACATTCTTGGTTAAAGTCTTCTCAAAAAGAAATCTATATTCAAAAAGGGCTGACTCCAAAGGAAGCATTAAAAGCCCTTGTTCAAGAGTTGGTCTATCAAAATAATCCTGAAATTTCAGAAACTCCTGAAATTGAAAAATTGAAAATCGAAGCAACCACTTATCTTTTACTTCGTAGGCAAGGACTAGAAACACCTCCACCTTCAATAAAAGAAGTTTCATTATCTCAAGAACATCTTTCAAGTCTTTTAAATCGAATTCAAGAAATTTCAAAAACTTTAGGACAAAACTTTGATAAACAGCTGAAGCCAAAGGTTGTTAAAAATTATGAACAAATGACCCCTATTGATAAAAATAGAAAATTGACATTGAAAGAAAAAATGGATGCTGCCAAAAATAAGGAAGCTGAACTTGGAGAGGCGGTTGATACCTCAAAAAAAGCACTGGGGGTGGAACCTCATCAAGCCCCACAGATTTAA